A single genomic interval of Streptomyces sp. BA2 harbors:
- a CDS encoding TetR/AcrR family transcriptional regulator codes for MAQTSAAATPGTRDRIVIAAARLLQRQGYVGTGIKQIAKDAEATLGSVYHFFPGGKEAVAVAAITHSGEEFAVLLRSALTTAEDPGAAIEACAAELAVGLRESGWIDGCPVTAAALETLGTDSEIQRVCAAALGSWERLVEEKLLGSGFAARDARELATTVISALEGAEVTAQVNRSEEPLRAVGRQMARLVGSYGVEPGAAGR; via the coding sequence ATGGCCCAGACCAGCGCAGCCGCAACGCCCGGCACCCGCGACCGCATCGTCATCGCCGCCGCACGGCTGCTGCAGCGCCAGGGGTACGTCGGCACCGGCATCAAGCAGATCGCGAAGGACGCGGAGGCCACGCTCGGCTCCGTCTACCACTTCTTCCCCGGCGGGAAGGAGGCCGTCGCGGTGGCCGCGATCACCCACAGCGGCGAGGAGTTCGCCGTGCTGCTGCGCTCCGCCCTGACCACGGCCGAGGACCCCGGCGCCGCGATCGAGGCCTGCGCGGCGGAACTGGCCGTGGGGCTGCGGGAGTCCGGCTGGATCGACGGCTGTCCCGTCACCGCCGCGGCCCTGGAGACGCTGGGCACGGACTCGGAGATCCAGCGGGTGTGCGCGGCCGCGCTGGGGAGTTGGGAGCGGCTCGTGGAGGAGAAGCTGCTCGGTTCCGGCTTCGCCGCACGGGACGCACGGGAGTTGGCGACCACTGTGATCAGTGCCCTTGAGGGCGCCGAGGTGACCGCCCAGGTCAACCGCAGCGAGGAGCCGCTACGGGCCGTGGGACGTCAGATGGCGCGGCTCGTGGGGTCGTACGGGGTCGAACCGGGGGCCGCGGGGCGGTAG
- a CDS encoding NAD(P)-dependent oxidoreductase, with product MNATPLTPTPLTPTPLTLIGLGPMGHAMATALLDKGHQVTLWNRTASRADDLVERGATLAASPEEAIAANELVILSLTDYDAMYSVLEPAAATLPGRVIVNLSSDTPKKAREAASWAAGHGAAHLTGGVLAPPHGIGKPESSTFYSGPHEAYAKHRATLEVLTGETDYRGEDPGLAALMYQLNMVIFWTSVSSYWYAIALAKANGLSAADILPYASQNMTGMPEFLSFYSARIDADNHEGDVDRLAMGLASMEHVVHTHTDSGVDAALPSAVADLFRRGMEAGHAKDSFSSIVELLGTR from the coding sequence ATGAACGCCACCCCTCTCACGCCCACCCCTCTCACCCCCACCCCTCTCACCCTCATCGGCCTCGGCCCCATGGGCCACGCGATGGCCACGGCCCTGCTCGACAAGGGCCACCAGGTCACCCTCTGGAACCGCACCGCGTCCCGCGCGGACGACTTGGTGGAGCGCGGCGCGACGCTCGCCGCCAGCCCCGAGGAGGCCATCGCCGCCAACGAGTTGGTGATCCTGAGCCTCACGGACTACGACGCGATGTACTCCGTACTGGAACCGGCGGCAGCCACCCTCCCCGGCCGCGTGATCGTCAACCTCAGCTCGGACACCCCGAAGAAGGCCCGCGAGGCGGCGAGTTGGGCCGCCGGGCACGGCGCCGCACACCTCACGGGCGGTGTGCTCGCCCCGCCTCACGGCATCGGAAAGCCGGAGTCCTCGACGTTCTACAGCGGCCCGCACGAGGCGTACGCGAAGCACCGCGCGACCCTTGAGGTGCTGACGGGCGAGACGGACTACCGGGGCGAGGACCCGGGCCTGGCGGCACTGATGTACCAGCTGAACATGGTCATCTTCTGGACGAGCGTCTCCAGTTACTGGTACGCGATCGCCCTCGCCAAGGCCAACGGCCTCTCGGCGGCGGACATCCTCCCGTACGCCTCTCAGAACATGACCGGCATGCCGGAGTTCCTGTCCTTCTACTCGGCGCGCATCGACGCGGACAACCACGAGGGCGACGTGGACCGCCTCGCCATGGGCCTGGCCAGCATGGAGCACGTGGTGCACACCCACACCGACTCGGGCGTGGACGCCGCCCTGCCGTCGGCGGTGGCCGACCTGTTCCGGCGCGGAATGGAGGCGGGCCACGCGAAGGACAGCTTCTCCAGCATCGTGGAGCTGCTGGGGACCCGCTGA